A window from Solea senegalensis isolate Sse05_10M linkage group LG15, IFAPA_SoseM_1, whole genome shotgun sequence encodes these proteins:
- the LOC122781427 gene encoding uncharacterized protein LOC122781427 isoform X1 codes for MTASALRCGPETGKRSGHFPPPRTSSASIGSRSTCDGIHFPKPATNFSRGRDSFTSMSTMRVSNSKRHAHEQNSTGDSPNELRQASTPPDGLLVRDPGRRELVEHRCSNTEVGLKRDELGGPLMNLSSQPLYRTCIHCKVPLRSTSCVVFIDKSLSISLVDPEGERAGENALYRSTLSVRLGVADTKAAKTNGRHRTTMSCSDKRQERAMGRCRGRKVEQTARTNGSNKTCNLDARQHSSSLELLSFRGPDLSNTKAGRQKGNADEAASSSRSNFRRRQHIFNIGPVDSRTWSKKTDSAGEPECPTEAQKVSVSDETCCSPSQLKTSSPHSTDETLSLREALELFRPDFITRSQGRVRRLEQRARRRRALQGSNPDLLQGLREDPGKPRRNCTTPHPLSDNLFKPRERSISGREMQLRSRRIYNKLPEVTKKKEEEKKKTESQTNRLRAEVFKKKLLDQILQR; via the exons ATGACTGCAAGTGCCCTCAGATGTGGTCCAGAGACTGGAAAGCGTTCCGGTCATTTTCCACCTCCAAGGACCTCGTCTGCCTCCATCGGCTCCCGGTCGACCTGTGACGGGATCCACTTCCCCAAACCTGCGACAAACTTTTCCAGGGGAAGAGACTCATTCACGTCCATGAGCACGATGAGAGTGTCAAACTCCAAACGGCATGCGCATGAACAGAATTCCACCGGCGATTCACCAAATGAGCTCCGACAGGCCTCCACGCCACCTGATGGATTGCTAGTGAGAGATCCAGGAAGGAGGGAACTCGTGGAACACCGTTGCAGCAACACAGAGGTCGGTTTAAAGCGAGATGAATTAGGTGGCCCACTAATGAACCTGTCCTCGCAGCCTTTGTACCGCACTTGTATTCATTGCAAAGTGCCTCTGAGGTCCActagctgtgttgtgtttatagaCAAGTCACTTTCCATTTCACTTGTGGAcccagagggagaaagagcagGTGAGAACGCTTTGTACAGATCCACCTTGTCCGTCCGCCTCGGTGTCGCGGACACCAAAGCCGCCAAAACAAATGGGAGACACAGAACCACCATGTCGTGCAGCGACAAACGCCAAGAGAGAGCTATGGGTCGCTGCCGTGGCCGCAAGGTCGAGCAAACAGCCCGTACTAATGGCAGCAACAAAACTTGCAATTTAGACGCACGGCAGCACAGCTCTTCTTTGGAATTATTGTCATTCAGAGGACCAGACCTGTCAAATACAAAGGCTGGCAGGCAGAAGGGGAATGCAGATGAGGCTGCCTCCTCTTCCCGGAGCAATTTCAGGCGCAGgcagcacattttcaatattggcCCAG TAGACTCCAGAACGTGGAGCAAGAAGACGGACAGCGCAGGAGAGCCTGAGTGTCCAACAGAAGCCCAGAAAGTCTCCGTCTCGGATGAGACCTGTTGTTCCCCCTCACAGCTGAAGACGTCGTCTCCTCACAGCACAGACGAGACCCTCAGCCTCAGA GAGGCTTTGGAGCTCTTCAGGCCAGACTTCATCACTCGGTCGCAGGGTCGGGTGAGGAGGCTGGAGCAGAGGGCCAGGAGAAGGAGAGCGCTGCAGGGCTCCAATCCAGACCTGCTGCAGGGCCTGAGGGAGGATCCCGGCAAGCCGAGGAGGAACTGCACCACACCTCATCCACTTAGTG ATAACCTTTTCAAGCCCAGAGAGAGGTCCATATCAGGCCGAGAGATGCAGCTGAGGTCCAGACG gATTTACAACAAGCTGCCAGAGGTGACGaagaaaaaggaagaggagaaaaagaagactGAATCACAGACCAACAGACTGAGAGCAGAGGTCTTTAAAAAG AAGCTGCTGGACCAGATCCTGCAGAGATAA
- the LOC122781427 gene encoding uncharacterized protein LOC122781427 isoform X2 yields MTASALRCGPETGKRSGHFPPPRTSSASIGSRSTCDGIHFPKPATNFSRGRDSFTSMSTMRVSNSKRHAHEQNSTGDSPNELRQASTPPDGLLVRDPGRRELVEHRCSNTEVGLKRDELGGPLMNLSSQPLYRTCIHCKVPLRSTSCVVFIDKSLSISLVDPEGERAGENALYRSTLSVRLGVADTKAAKTNGRHRTTMSCSDKRQERAMGRCRGRKVEQTARTNGSNKTCNLDARQHSSSLELLSFRGPDLSNTKAGRQKGNADEAASSSRSNFRRRQHIFNIGPDSRTWSKKTDSAGEPECPTEAQKVSVSDETCCSPSQLKTSSPHSTDETLSLREALELFRPDFITRSQGRVRRLEQRARRRRALQGSNPDLLQGLREDPGKPRRNCTTPHPLSDNLFKPRERSISGREMQLRSRRIYNKLPEVTKKKEEEKKKTESQTNRLRAEVFKKKLLDQILQR; encoded by the exons ATGACTGCAAGTGCCCTCAGATGTGGTCCAGAGACTGGAAAGCGTTCCGGTCATTTTCCACCTCCAAGGACCTCGTCTGCCTCCATCGGCTCCCGGTCGACCTGTGACGGGATCCACTTCCCCAAACCTGCGACAAACTTTTCCAGGGGAAGAGACTCATTCACGTCCATGAGCACGATGAGAGTGTCAAACTCCAAACGGCATGCGCATGAACAGAATTCCACCGGCGATTCACCAAATGAGCTCCGACAGGCCTCCACGCCACCTGATGGATTGCTAGTGAGAGATCCAGGAAGGAGGGAACTCGTGGAACACCGTTGCAGCAACACAGAGGTCGGTTTAAAGCGAGATGAATTAGGTGGCCCACTAATGAACCTGTCCTCGCAGCCTTTGTACCGCACTTGTATTCATTGCAAAGTGCCTCTGAGGTCCActagctgtgttgtgtttatagaCAAGTCACTTTCCATTTCACTTGTGGAcccagagggagaaagagcagGTGAGAACGCTTTGTACAGATCCACCTTGTCCGTCCGCCTCGGTGTCGCGGACACCAAAGCCGCCAAAACAAATGGGAGACACAGAACCACCATGTCGTGCAGCGACAAACGCCAAGAGAGAGCTATGGGTCGCTGCCGTGGCCGCAAGGTCGAGCAAACAGCCCGTACTAATGGCAGCAACAAAACTTGCAATTTAGACGCACGGCAGCACAGCTCTTCTTTGGAATTATTGTCATTCAGAGGACCAGACCTGTCAAATACAAAGGCTGGCAGGCAGAAGGGGAATGCAGATGAGGCTGCCTCCTCTTCCCGGAGCAATTTCAGGCGCAGgcagcacattttcaatattggcCCAG ACTCCAGAACGTGGAGCAAGAAGACGGACAGCGCAGGAGAGCCTGAGTGTCCAACAGAAGCCCAGAAAGTCTCCGTCTCGGATGAGACCTGTTGTTCCCCCTCACAGCTGAAGACGTCGTCTCCTCACAGCACAGACGAGACCCTCAGCCTCAGA GAGGCTTTGGAGCTCTTCAGGCCAGACTTCATCACTCGGTCGCAGGGTCGGGTGAGGAGGCTGGAGCAGAGGGCCAGGAGAAGGAGAGCGCTGCAGGGCTCCAATCCAGACCTGCTGCAGGGCCTGAGGGAGGATCCCGGCAAGCCGAGGAGGAACTGCACCACACCTCATCCACTTAGTG ATAACCTTTTCAAGCCCAGAGAGAGGTCCATATCAGGCCGAGAGATGCAGCTGAGGTCCAGACG gATTTACAACAAGCTGCCAGAGGTGACGaagaaaaaggaagaggagaaaaagaagactGAATCACAGACCAACAGACTGAGAGCAGAGGTCTTTAAAAAG AAGCTGCTGGACCAGATCCTGCAGAGATAA
- the LOC122781427 gene encoding (E2-independent) E3 ubiquitin-conjugating enzyme FATS-like isoform X3 — protein MTASALRCGPETGKRSGHFPPPRTSSASIGSRSTCDGIHFPKPATNFSRGRDSFTSMSTMRVSNSKRHAHEQNSTGDSPNELRQASTPPDGLLVRDPGRRELVEHRCSNTEEALELFRPDFITRSQGRVRRLEQRARRRRALQGSNPDLLQGLREDPGKPRRNCTTPHPLSDNLFKPRERSISGREMQLRSRRIYNKLPEVTKKKEEEKKKTESQTNRLRAEVFKKKLLDQILQR, from the exons ATGACTGCAAGTGCCCTCAGATGTGGTCCAGAGACTGGAAAGCGTTCCGGTCATTTTCCACCTCCAAGGACCTCGTCTGCCTCCATCGGCTCCCGGTCGACCTGTGACGGGATCCACTTCCCCAAACCTGCGACAAACTTTTCCAGGGGAAGAGACTCATTCACGTCCATGAGCACGATGAGAGTGTCAAACTCCAAACGGCATGCGCATGAACAGAATTCCACCGGCGATTCACCAAATGAGCTCCGACAGGCCTCCACGCCACCTGATGGATTGCTAGTGAGAGATCCAGGAAGGAGGGAACTCGTGGAACACCGTTGCAGCAACACAGAG GAGGCTTTGGAGCTCTTCAGGCCAGACTTCATCACTCGGTCGCAGGGTCGGGTGAGGAGGCTGGAGCAGAGGGCCAGGAGAAGGAGAGCGCTGCAGGGCTCCAATCCAGACCTGCTGCAGGGCCTGAGGGAGGATCCCGGCAAGCCGAGGAGGAACTGCACCACACCTCATCCACTTAGTG ATAACCTTTTCAAGCCCAGAGAGAGGTCCATATCAGGCCGAGAGATGCAGCTGAGGTCCAGACG gATTTACAACAAGCTGCCAGAGGTGACGaagaaaaaggaagaggagaaaaagaagactGAATCACAGACCAACAGACTGAGAGCAGAGGTCTTTAAAAAG AAGCTGCTGGACCAGATCCTGCAGAGATAA